A window of the Tunturibacter empetritectus genome harbors these coding sequences:
- a CDS encoding transglutaminase family protein — MYYSIRHLTKFLYSNQVSESMMETRMHPRSDQNQRCLTFHLSVSPRCRVFSYRDHLANHVHHFDIPGMHGQLVIVAESLVEVQPAAQVPAFLAPDAWADLDAMVENGDYWEMLLPSEFAIPTPALDALAAELDVRRRDDPLMVLHHLNQQIYEYFDYKPKSTHVDSPIDLALSTKAGVCQDFAHIMITLVRSKLRIPCRYVSGYLFHGESDMDRSVSSATHAWIEVLIPHLGWVGFDPTNWLVAGDRHIRTAIGRDYSDVPPTHGIFRGRAASELTVAVRVTPSLGTLSLDQELPVPEDWSILVEKATQLPEQPPPPTRQQQMAQQQQENS; from the coding sequence ATGTATTATTCGATTCGCCATCTGACGAAGTTCCTGTACAGCAACCAGGTCAGCGAGAGCATGATGGAGACGCGGATGCACCCGCGGAGCGACCAGAATCAGCGCTGCCTGACGTTTCATCTTTCGGTAAGCCCGCGATGCCGAGTCTTCAGCTATCGCGATCATCTGGCGAACCATGTCCACCACTTCGATATTCCAGGAATGCACGGGCAGTTGGTGATCGTTGCTGAGTCGCTGGTCGAGGTACAGCCAGCGGCGCAGGTTCCGGCGTTTCTAGCTCCTGATGCCTGGGCGGATCTGGACGCGATGGTGGAGAACGGTGACTACTGGGAGATGCTGCTGCCTAGCGAGTTTGCTATACCGACGCCGGCGCTGGACGCTCTTGCTGCCGAGTTGGACGTGAGGCGCAGGGACGATCCGCTGATGGTGCTGCATCACCTGAATCAGCAGATCTATGAGTACTTCGACTACAAACCGAAGTCGACGCATGTCGATTCACCGATCGATCTGGCTTTGAGCACTAAGGCTGGTGTTTGTCAGGATTTTGCTCACATCATGATCACGCTGGTGCGGTCGAAGCTGCGGATCCCCTGCCGGTATGTGAGCGGATATCTGTTTCATGGCGAGAGTGACATGGACCGGTCGGTGAGTTCGGCAACACATGCTTGGATTGAGGTTTTGATTCCACACCTGGGATGGGTGGGGTTCGATCCTACGAACTGGCTGGTGGCGGGGGACCGGCATATTCGTACGGCAATCGGAAGGGACTACTCCGATGTTCCGCCGACTCACGGCATCTTTCGCGGGCGCGCAGCGAGTGAGTTGACCGTGGCGGTTCGGGTGACTCCGAGCCTGGGAACCCTTTCGCTCGATCAGGAGCTGCCGGTGCCCGAGGATTGGTCGATTCTGGTGGAGAAGGCGACACAGCTCCCAGAGCAGCCACCGCCGCCGACTCGTCAGCAGCAGATGGCGCAGCAGCAGCAGGAGAACTCCTAG
- a CDS encoding OpgC family protein, which produces MQTLIRQNRDLRVDFFRGFALWCMLIDHFINGWLRAITLKEYGFCDAAELFVLLSGISAGIVYHRTVVRDGLRPAWLKIARRIVAIYRTHLIMFMLFAAEVSILVAWLNPPSFLEFLALDGFRAHPFRSIMNVALLGTEPKFFDILPLYIVLLVILALTLPLIRWPRSLLVGSILLYVAARVFHLNLGSWTENWFFNPLAWQVIFMLGVTSPYILKAKNYWRGWDWLAALFSLFSLFESHTRHLDNHLPAALLIHFDVDKPTVHPFRLLAIVSLGWLAWRYIPAAADWLRSRWAEPFVLLGQHSLGVFSSSVLFAVLGEAILFTHPGWISQILVQGLGTLALVAVAALSAWNSNKSRIDGRATNISINSNDLSPMQGSQRRARMAYTVDSLQ; this is translated from the coding sequence GTGCAGACATTGATCCGCCAAAATCGTGATCTTCGCGTCGACTTTTTCCGTGGCTTTGCCCTCTGGTGCATGCTCATTGATCACTTTATTAATGGCTGGCTGCGAGCGATTACGCTAAAAGAGTATGGATTCTGCGACGCTGCCGAGTTGTTCGTTCTGCTGTCTGGCATCTCGGCCGGCATTGTCTATCACCGGACGGTGGTGCGCGATGGTCTACGACCGGCGTGGCTCAAAATCGCGCGCCGCATAGTCGCCATCTATCGGACGCATCTGATCATGTTCATGTTGTTTGCCGCCGAAGTCAGCATCCTGGTCGCCTGGCTAAATCCACCTTCCTTCTTGGAGTTTCTCGCGCTGGATGGCTTCAGAGCCCACCCCTTTCGCAGCATCATGAACGTCGCCCTGTTGGGTACCGAGCCGAAATTTTTCGATATTCTTCCGCTCTACATCGTTTTGCTGGTAATACTCGCGCTAACGCTTCCGTTGATCCGTTGGCCACGTTCGTTATTGGTTGGTTCGATCTTGTTGTACGTGGCGGCCCGTGTGTTCCACCTGAATTTAGGCTCATGGACAGAAAACTGGTTTTTCAATCCGTTAGCCTGGCAGGTCATATTCATGCTCGGAGTGACCTCGCCGTACATTCTGAAAGCCAAAAATTATTGGCGCGGCTGGGATTGGCTGGCGGCCTTGTTTTCACTTTTCAGCTTGTTTGAGTCGCATACGCGGCACCTTGATAACCACCTCCCGGCGGCCCTGCTGATTCACTTCGACGTGGATAAGCCGACGGTGCATCCGTTCAGGCTGCTGGCTATTGTTTCGCTCGGATGGCTAGCGTGGCGCTACATCCCCGCAGCAGCCGATTGGCTTCGATCCCGTTGGGCAGAGCCATTTGTTCTTCTCGGCCAGCACTCGCTTGGAGTGTTCTCCTCGAGCGTCCTATTTGCAGTTTTGGGCGAAGCGATACTGTTTACGCATCCAGGATGGATCTCACAAATCTTGGTTCAGGGTCTGGGTACCCTGGCGTTGGTTGCGGTGGCTGCACTGTCTGCCTGGAACAGCAACAAGAGCCGCATTGACGGCCGCGCCACGAACATCTCAATAAACTCAAACGATCTCTCGCCGATGCAGGGATCACAGCGGAGGGCGCGGATGGCCTACACGGTGGATTCCTTACAATAA
- the rplT gene encoding 50S ribosomal protein L20 translates to MPRVKRSTKRNDRRKKILKRASGYFLTKSKLYQAAQEAVERGLKFAYTGRKQKKRQFRALWIVRINAACRINGMSYSTFINGLKLAGNQLDRKVLADIAANDAAGFAALTQQAKSALKIAADKHAANRTSAAA, encoded by the coding sequence ATGCCCCGTGTAAAACGGAGTACAAAACGCAACGATCGCCGCAAAAAGATCCTCAAGCGCGCGAGTGGTTACTTCCTCACCAAGTCCAAGCTCTACCAGGCCGCTCAGGAAGCCGTCGAGCGCGGACTCAAGTTCGCCTACACCGGACGTAAACAGAAGAAGCGCCAGTTCCGCGCTCTCTGGATCGTCCGTATCAATGCTGCCTGCCGCATCAACGGCATGAGCTACTCGACCTTCATCAACGGCCTCAAGCTCGCCGGCAATCAGCTCGACCGCAAGGTTCTCGCTGACATCGCCGCCAACGACGCAGCTGGTTTTGCCGCTCTTACCCAGCAGGCAAAGTCAGCCCTGAAGATTGCAGCAGATAAGCACGCCGCAAATCGCACCTCTGCTGCCGCCTAA
- a CDS encoding alpha-E domain-containing protein, translating to MLSRVADSLYWMSRYLERAEHTTRLLDVNLNLMLDESPISAERRWQRVLQALGKPKNVEWTGEPYALTQTLTFDTENKASILSCIIAARENSRHVREQISTEQWHRLNSLYLQVTRPEIQSQRQSEALVQGMTHPSEFLQSVMEAVHQFQGVTDSTMNHGEGWQFIQVGRYIERACATALLLQAYHVDLWGHPERIVDGNEYLDWMGLLRSATAFEAYCKVYTADLTPDQIFEFLLLDEEFPHSVRFSIDSLQCALEKIQGDSGKVRAETLRRLSGRLQSSLNYSSVDEILSQDVLGYLGGIQAQCRAIHETIYELYVDYSIQAALAG from the coding sequence ATGCTGTCACGCGTCGCGGATAGTTTGTACTGGATGAGCCGGTATCTCGAGCGCGCCGAGCATACGACGCGACTACTGGATGTGAATCTGAATCTGATGCTCGATGAAAGCCCGATCAGTGCAGAGCGTCGATGGCAACGGGTGCTGCAAGCTCTGGGTAAGCCGAAGAATGTTGAGTGGACCGGTGAGCCGTATGCGCTCACGCAGACGCTGACTTTCGATACGGAAAACAAGGCTTCGATCCTGTCCTGCATCATCGCTGCGCGGGAAAACTCGCGCCACGTGAGGGAGCAGATTTCTACCGAGCAATGGCACCGCCTGAACAGCCTCTATCTACAGGTAACGCGGCCGGAGATTCAGAGTCAGAGGCAGTCGGAGGCGCTGGTGCAAGGTATGACGCACCCCAGCGAGTTTCTGCAATCGGTGATGGAGGCGGTACATCAGTTTCAGGGTGTCACAGATTCTACTATGAACCACGGCGAAGGCTGGCAGTTCATTCAGGTGGGACGGTATATCGAACGGGCGTGTGCGACCGCGCTGTTGCTTCAGGCTTACCATGTCGACCTGTGGGGGCACCCAGAGAGGATCGTTGATGGGAATGAATACCTGGACTGGATGGGACTGTTGCGTTCGGCGACCGCGTTCGAGGCGTACTGCAAGGTGTATACCGCGGATCTGACACCGGATCAGATCTTCGAGTTTCTTCTGCTCGACGAGGAGTTTCCACATTCGGTTCGATTTTCGATCGACAGCTTGCAGTGCGCGCTGGAGAAGATCCAGGGAGACAGCGGTAAGGTCCGTGCCGAGACCTTGCGTCGACTGAGCGGTCGTCTGCAATCCTCCTTAAACTACAGTAGCGTCGACGAGATCCTGAGCCAGGATGTGCTGGGGTACCTGGGTGGGATTCAGGCACAGTGCCGAGCTATTCATGAGACGATCTACGAGCTATACGTGGACTATTCCATTCAGGCGGCCCTGGCAGGGTAG
- a CDS encoding FAD-binding oxidoreductase, translating into MQSPFESWGRYPTYGAKLLPLHWQSDFPALTANLHNGALPVGMGRSYGDVCLLKDGNLLVTTAMNRLIDFNPETGLLTAEAGVSLAQILDFAVPRGFFLPVSPGTKYVTLGGAIANDIHGKNHHSAGTFGRHITQFELVRSDGSHMLCSPTENPDFYAATIGGLGLTGVITWATLRLKPIVSRKIDYEGIQFHGIDEFLDLTNQAHDIEYTVSWVDVTSKGGNFARGVFMQGDHSAKKDDLKPSPKPKLIFPFEAPGFALNSLSVSLFNTAFFHKQIHKRAVALQDYEPFFYPLDKVLRWNRMYGKRGLLQFQYVIPWEHAKEGTVAILREVANSGLASFLAVLKAFGDVPSPGMMSFPKPGITLALDFPIKPDKSFPLFQRLADMTLEFGGRLYPAKDAAMTAHQFQSFYPQWEQFARFRDPMLTSSFWERVTPNS; encoded by the coding sequence ATGCAATCTCCCTTCGAATCCTGGGGCCGCTACCCTACCTACGGCGCAAAACTTCTTCCGCTCCACTGGCAGAGCGACTTTCCCGCACTCACTGCCAACCTCCACAACGGCGCACTCCCCGTCGGCATGGGCCGCAGCTACGGCGACGTCTGCCTCCTCAAGGACGGCAACCTCCTCGTCACCACCGCAATGAATCGCCTCATCGACTTCAACCCCGAGACTGGCCTCCTCACCGCCGAAGCCGGCGTCTCCCTCGCGCAGATCCTCGACTTCGCCGTTCCCCGAGGCTTCTTTCTTCCCGTTTCCCCTGGCACAAAATATGTAACTCTCGGTGGAGCAATCGCCAATGACATCCACGGCAAAAATCACCACAGCGCCGGGACCTTCGGCCGCCACATTACCCAGTTCGAACTCGTCCGCTCCGACGGCTCCCACATGCTCTGCTCGCCCACTGAGAATCCCGACTTCTACGCCGCAACCATCGGCGGCCTCGGCCTCACAGGCGTAATCACCTGGGCCACCCTCCGCCTCAAGCCCATCGTCTCCCGCAAGATTGACTACGAAGGCATTCAGTTCCATGGCATAGACGAGTTTCTCGACCTCACCAACCAGGCACACGACATCGAGTACACCGTTAGTTGGGTCGACGTAACCTCCAAAGGCGGCAACTTCGCACGGGGCGTCTTTATGCAGGGCGATCACTCGGCCAAAAAAGACGATCTCAAACCCTCGCCCAAACCAAAGCTGATCTTTCCCTTTGAAGCTCCCGGCTTCGCCCTCAACTCACTCTCCGTCAGCCTCTTCAACACCGCGTTCTTCCACAAGCAGATCCACAAGCGAGCCGTTGCCCTGCAGGACTACGAGCCCTTCTTCTACCCGCTCGATAAGGTTCTCCGCTGGAACCGTATGTACGGCAAACGCGGCCTCCTTCAGTTTCAGTACGTCATCCCCTGGGAGCACGCCAAAGAGGGCACCGTCGCCATCCTCCGTGAAGTCGCAAACTCCGGCCTCGCCAGCTTCCTCGCCGTCCTCAAAGCCTTCGGAGACGTTCCATCCCCGGGTATGATGAGCTTTCCAAAACCCGGCATTACCCTGGCCCTCGACTTTCCCATCAAGCCTGACAAGAGCTTCCCACTCTTCCAGCGACTCGCCGACATGACCCTCGAGTTCGGCGGCCGCCTCTATCCAGCCAAAGACGCCGCCATGACCGCCCATCAATTCCAGTCCTTCTACCCACAATGGGAGCAGTTCGCACGATTCCGCGATCCCATGCTTACCTCCAGCTTCTGGGAGCGCGTCACCCCAAATTCATAA
- the rpmI gene encoding 50S ribosomal protein L35 yields the protein MPKLKTHSGAAKRFHKTGTGKFKRGQSKMRHILTSKATKTKRKLGGSVLISDADHHKVARMLPYA from the coding sequence ATGCCAAAGTTGAAGACACACAGCGGCGCAGCCAAGCGCTTTCATAAGACCGGCACCGGCAAGTTCAAGCGTGGCCAGTCCAAGATGCGCCACATTCTCACATCGAAGGCCACCAAGACCAAGCGCAAGCTAGGCGGGTCAGTGCTTATCTCCGATGCGGATCATCACAAGGTTGCCCGGATGCTTCCTTACGCCTGA
- a CDS encoding acyltransferase family protein: protein MIEQALAEETRRPITSGRRSNLVDLVKGLAIILVVYGHTAQGVVHRGWWSGPWADFSKAFIYSFHMPAFFFASGLFVFGSIQRRGPAKFTLEKMKTVLYPYLLFAAISAALGPLIRRFQMSYSPFHWNTFLRNVADGSVSWFLFTLFWCLLLALLTVRFPNWLRFLLSVLAGVAPIYGTFTTDHVLQEFCFVAVGMWVGHHIFRLEHTPKWMAAVGFMLLAAFQFAAIYLYGFVNRGTYIVLGLTGTAGLFLLSRLLENHWIGEALVWVGRASLAIFLLSAFAQGATRVVLSDLFHTNNLWLQLLLPTAFATVLPAIVWYQRDRWRLGWLFHWPF, encoded by the coding sequence ATGATCGAACAGGCACTGGCAGAAGAGACACGGAGACCGATTACCAGCGGGAGACGGTCGAACCTTGTGGACCTTGTTAAGGGTCTTGCTATCATTCTGGTCGTCTATGGCCATACGGCACAAGGTGTTGTGCATCGGGGCTGGTGGTCCGGTCCGTGGGCTGATTTTTCTAAAGCTTTCATCTACAGCTTTCACATGCCTGCCTTTTTCTTTGCCTCCGGACTGTTCGTGTTCGGTAGCATTCAGCGACGGGGACCGGCCAAGTTCACGCTCGAGAAAATGAAGACCGTACTGTATCCCTATTTGTTATTCGCGGCCATCTCAGCTGCGCTCGGCCCTTTGATCCGACGATTCCAGATGTCCTATTCGCCATTTCACTGGAATACATTTCTGAGGAATGTCGCCGACGGGAGTGTGAGTTGGTTTCTATTCACCTTATTTTGGTGTTTGCTTCTGGCGCTCTTGACCGTGCGATTTCCGAATTGGCTGCGCTTTTTGCTCTCAGTGCTTGCCGGGGTGGCGCCGATCTACGGAACGTTCACCACGGACCACGTGTTGCAGGAGTTCTGTTTTGTGGCCGTGGGAATGTGGGTCGGACACCACATCTTTCGGCTGGAACATACTCCAAAGTGGATGGCGGCGGTTGGTTTTATGCTGCTTGCCGCCTTCCAATTCGCGGCTATCTATCTTTATGGTTTCGTGAATCGCGGGACGTATATTGTGCTTGGCCTGACTGGGACTGCTGGTCTTTTTCTCCTTTCCCGATTGCTTGAGAACCACTGGATCGGCGAGGCTCTGGTCTGGGTGGGACGGGCATCCCTTGCGATCTTCCTGCTAAGCGCCTTTGCGCAGGGAGCAACCCGTGTTGTGTTGTCTGACTTGTTTCACACTAACAACCTGTGGCTTCAATTGTTGTTGCCGACGGCTTTCGCGACAGTTCTACCTGCTATTGTTTGGTATCAGCGGGACAGATGGCGGTTGGGATGGCTCTTTCATTGGCCGTTCTAG
- a CDS encoding HupE/UreJ family protein: MRYPLFRLGARHISEGTDHLLFVLTLLLPAPLIVRSGQWKEHASLRRSVDPHAMQAEAII; this comes from the coding sequence ATGCGATACCCTTTATTCCGGTTAGGAGCCCGGCATATCTCCGAGGGCACAGATCACCTGCTGTTTGTGCTCACGCTGTTGCTGCCAGCTCCGCTGATTGTGCGGAGTGGACAATGGAAAGAGCATGCCTCGCTCCGCCGAAGCGTCGACCCTCATGCGATGCAAGCCGAAGCCATAATCTAA
- a CDS encoding GNAT family N-acetyltransferase, which translates to MIFVPATYADIDELVTFVNNAYKGKSAEAGWASEAKLIGGQRIDSTILAETVANGKATVLLMRDDHKAPLAGCVSLETTDEPAVWYLSMLAIDPQRQADGLGRTLLSYAEDYVKARRAQKVRITVIWLRHSLSEWYERRGYRRTGKTEPFPYDDQRFGVPARNDLYFEVFEKVLD; encoded by the coding sequence ATGATCTTTGTTCCTGCTACTTATGCTGACATCGACGAGCTAGTCACCTTTGTTAACAACGCCTATAAAGGCAAAAGCGCTGAAGCTGGATGGGCAAGCGAAGCTAAGTTAATAGGCGGCCAAAGAATCGATTCGACTATCCTCGCCGAGACAGTCGCAAACGGTAAAGCCACGGTTCTATTGATGCGCGATGACCACAAGGCCCCTCTCGCGGGGTGTGTCTCACTTGAGACCACTGACGAACCGGCCGTATGGTATCTCTCGATGCTCGCGATCGACCCTCAACGCCAGGCCGATGGACTGGGCCGAACGCTCTTGTCTTATGCCGAGGATTATGTAAAAGCCCGTAGAGCGCAAAAAGTCAGAATTACAGTGATCTGGCTTCGCCACAGTCTCAGCGAGTGGTATGAGCGTCGCGGATATCGCCGCACCGGCAAAACGGAACCATTCCCGTATGACGATCAACGGTTTGGTGTGCCAGCGCGGAACGACCTTTATTTTGAAGTATTTGAGAAGGTCCTCGACTAG
- a CDS encoding SDR family oxidoreductase: MSTTPQSTSTPRKILVLGATSGIAEATCRIWASQGASLFLVARNAEKLAAVAADLKTRGASYVDTAVADLDDTDQHPALLAHAVNSLTGMDIAYLAHGVLGDQLEAERDFNTAAQILHTNFMAPISLLTWLANFCVQRHAGTLAVLSSVAGERGRKSNYVYGSSKAGLSAFLDGLRNRIDREGVTVLTIKPGPTKTAMTAGMPRSEKFADVDSVAESIVSAIDKRRDILYVPFQWQPIMFIIRNIPERIFKKLNL, translated from the coding sequence ATGAGCACCACCCCGCAATCAACCTCAACCCCTCGCAAGATCCTTGTCCTCGGCGCAACCTCCGGCATCGCCGAAGCAACCTGCCGCATCTGGGCCTCACAAGGTGCAAGCCTGTTCCTCGTCGCGCGCAACGCCGAAAAGCTGGCAGCAGTAGCCGCCGATCTCAAGACCCGCGGCGCCAGCTACGTGGACACTGCCGTCGCCGACCTCGACGACACCGACCAGCACCCTGCGCTCCTGGCCCACGCGGTAAACTCCCTCACCGGCATGGACATCGCCTACCTCGCCCACGGCGTCCTCGGCGACCAGCTCGAAGCCGAGCGCGACTTCAACACCGCCGCCCAGATCCTCCACACCAACTTCATGGCCCCGATCTCACTCCTCACCTGGCTCGCGAACTTCTGCGTCCAGCGCCATGCAGGCACCCTCGCCGTGCTCTCCTCGGTAGCAGGCGAGCGAGGCCGCAAGTCCAACTACGTCTATGGCTCCTCAAAGGCCGGCCTCTCCGCATTCCTCGACGGCCTTAGAAACCGTATCGACCGCGAAGGCGTCACCGTGCTCACCATCAAACCCGGCCCCACAAAAACCGCAATGACCGCCGGCATGCCCAGGAGCGAGAAGTTCGCCGACGTCGACTCAGTCGCCGAATCCATCGTCAGCGCCATCGACAAGCGCAGGGACATACTCTACGTCCCATTCCAGTGGCAGCCCATCATGTTCATCATCCGCAACATCCCCGAGCGCATCTTCAAGAAACTCAACCTCTGA
- the gyrB gene encoding DNA topoisomerase (ATP-hydrolyzing) subunit B, translating to MKDAPAKGKEGGGYSAENITVLEGLAAVRLRPAMYIGSTGEQGLHHLVYEVVDNSVDEALGGHATKIDVTIHVDNSITVVDDGRGIPVDDKVINGEKMPAVQVVLTMLHAGGKFDASNYKVSGGLHGVGVSCVNALSEEFDVEIWRDNHAWEQDYSKGAPISKLRKMGASTRKGTKVHFLPDKSIFTVTEFNYDTLAQRLRELAFLNKGLEIHLTDQRTTDSKTGEYKHQEFKYIGGIAEFIKHLNKGKAVLHDKPIYMEAERDNVAMEIALQYNDAYSETVFTFANNINTVDGGTHLSGFKTALTRTINAAGQSLGLFKDVKENLSGDDVREGLVVVISVKLSQPQFEGQTKGKLNSDIAGTVQAFVNERLGAFLEQNPQVAKKIINKAIDAARAREAARKARDLTRRKGALDGGGLPGKLADCSERQPDRCELYLVEGESAGGTAKQGRDRKFQAILPLKGKILNVEKARYDKMLGHEEIRAMITALGCGIGKDDFDASKLRYGKLILMTDADVDGSHIRTLLLTFFFRHMTELIKRGHVYIAQPPLYRIKKGKFEQYIKDDREYVSVMVKRASDGMVIRYGKDGGKLEGAALTKYMGQLNDYLSFFDKVQKRLRNDDVTQAFAELFAHEGKDSVRRVDFETPAKVEAMRERLTGMQKTYQFKNVGDVVMDEEHRSYSVSYTDAQGAVRTIDWALASAPESRQMLAKHAQIKEQLVAPFFIEYAAKTKAEAAAEEAEEIASEEGVAETASAPGTVAEIKPSKRASKASQDPVEKKTARDVFEYVIEQGKKEYQVQRYKGLGEMTAPQLWETTMDPERRTLLQVKLEDIAACEEIFTTLMGEDVESRRKFIEENALDVKNLDI from the coding sequence ATGAAGGACGCTCCCGCAAAAGGAAAAGAGGGTGGCGGCTATTCGGCTGAAAACATCACCGTTTTGGAAGGGCTGGCTGCGGTCCGGCTAAGGCCGGCGATGTATATTGGCTCGACCGGTGAGCAGGGGCTGCATCATCTGGTGTATGAGGTGGTCGATAATTCGGTCGACGAGGCGCTGGGTGGCCATGCGACGAAAATCGATGTGACGATCCATGTCGATAATTCGATTACGGTGGTCGACGACGGGCGCGGGATTCCGGTTGATGACAAGGTCATCAATGGAGAGAAGATGCCGGCGGTGCAGGTTGTTCTCACTATGCTGCACGCGGGTGGCAAGTTCGATGCGTCGAACTATAAAGTCTCGGGTGGTCTGCACGGTGTCGGCGTGAGCTGCGTGAATGCGCTGAGCGAGGAGTTCGATGTCGAGATCTGGCGTGATAATCACGCATGGGAGCAGGACTACTCCAAGGGCGCGCCGATCAGTAAGCTGCGCAAGATGGGGGCTTCGACGCGCAAGGGCACGAAGGTCCATTTTCTGCCGGACAAGTCGATCTTTACGGTGACGGAGTTCAACTATGACACGCTGGCGCAACGTTTGCGGGAGCTCGCCTTTTTGAATAAGGGGCTGGAGATCCACCTGACGGATCAGCGCACGACGGACTCGAAGACCGGGGAGTACAAACACCAGGAGTTCAAGTACATTGGCGGGATTGCCGAGTTCATCAAACACCTGAACAAGGGCAAGGCGGTGCTGCATGACAAGCCGATCTACATGGAGGCCGAACGTGATAACGTGGCCATGGAGATTGCGCTGCAGTATAACGACGCTTACTCCGAGACCGTGTTTACCTTCGCCAATAACATCAACACGGTGGACGGTGGCACGCATCTTTCGGGATTCAAGACTGCGTTGACTCGGACGATCAACGCGGCGGGGCAGTCGCTGGGCCTGTTCAAGGACGTGAAGGAGAACCTGAGCGGCGATGATGTGCGCGAGGGCCTGGTGGTTGTGATCAGCGTGAAGCTGTCGCAGCCGCAGTTTGAAGGGCAGACCAAAGGCAAGCTGAACTCGGATATCGCCGGGACGGTGCAGGCGTTTGTGAATGAACGGCTGGGTGCGTTTCTGGAGCAAAACCCGCAGGTTGCGAAGAAGATCATCAACAAGGCGATTGATGCGGCACGGGCGCGTGAGGCTGCTCGTAAAGCTCGCGACCTGACACGACGCAAGGGTGCGCTTGATGGCGGTGGGCTGCCAGGCAAGCTGGCAGACTGCTCGGAGCGTCAACCGGATCGGTGTGAGCTTTATCTCGTCGAAGGAGAGAGCGCCGGTGGAACGGCCAAGCAGGGTCGTGACCGGAAGTTCCAGGCGATCTTGCCGTTGAAGGGTAAGATTCTCAACGTCGAGAAGGCCCGATATGACAAGATGCTGGGTCACGAAGAGATTCGCGCCATGATTACGGCGCTAGGTTGCGGCATTGGCAAAGACGACTTCGACGCAAGCAAGCTGCGATATGGCAAGTTGATTTTGATGACCGATGCCGACGTCGACGGATCGCACATCCGCACGCTGTTGTTGACGTTCTTCTTTCGCCATATGACGGAGCTGATCAAGCGTGGACATGTTTATATTGCTCAGCCGCCGTTGTACCGCATCAAGAAGGGCAAGTTCGAACAGTACATCAAAGACGATCGCGAGTATGTGAGCGTTATGGTGAAGCGCGCCTCCGATGGCATGGTCATTCGCTACGGTAAGGACGGCGGCAAGCTTGAAGGCGCTGCGCTAACCAAGTACATGGGACAGTTGAACGACTACCTCAGCTTCTTCGATAAGGTGCAGAAGCGGTTGAGGAATGACGATGTGACGCAGGCGTTCGCCGAGTTGTTTGCTCATGAGGGCAAAGATTCTGTGCGACGCGTGGACTTCGAAACACCCGCCAAGGTAGAGGCCATGCGCGAGCGGCTGACAGGGATGCAGAAGACCTATCAGTTCAAGAATGTTGGCGATGTCGTGATGGACGAGGAGCATAGAAGCTACTCGGTAAGCTATACCGATGCGCAAGGTGCAGTAAGAACGATTGACTGGGCACTGGCTTCAGCTCCGGAGAGCCGGCAGATGCTGGCGAAACATGCACAGATTAAAGAGCAACTGGTTGCGCCGTTTTTTATCGAGTATGCCGCGAAGACCAAGGCTGAGGCGGCCGCAGAAGAAGCTGAGGAGATTGCTTCTGAAGAAGGCGTCGCGGAGACCGCCTCTGCTCCAGGAACGGTGGCAGAGATAAAGCCGAGCAAGAGAGCGAGCAAGGCGTCTCAAGATCCGGTGGAGAAGAAGACTGCACGCGATGTCTTCGAGTATGTCATCGAACAAGGCAAGAAGGAGTATCAGGTTCAGCGGTACAAGGGACTGGGTGAGATGACTGCGCCGCAACTGTGGGAGACGACGATGGATCCAGAGCGTCGCACGCTGTTGCAGGTGAAGCTTGAAGACATCGCGGCCTGTGAAGAAATCTTTACGACTCTGATGGGAGAGGATGTAGAGAGCCGACGGAAGTTCATCGAAGAAAATGCCCTGGACGTGAAGAACCTGGATATTTAG